The following proteins are encoded in a genomic region of Streptomyces collinus Tu 365:
- a CDS encoding cation-translocating P-type ATPase, translating into MTVRSDSAERGSDSSQGARRPWYTVPAPEVVAALGVDPAAGLTAARAAELLAAHGPNALPEERRTPAWRRFLAQYRSYMQLVLVAAAAVSLGIGEWTTAVLLLVLTLLNAVVGLRQEGKAESAMNALKSMLEATARVRRDGVEAELPADRLVVGDVVLIAAGDQVPADGRVIEASALQIDESALTGESVPAAKDTGAVSGDRLPPGDQTCMAFMNTPITHGSGVLVVTATGEDTELGKISGMLSATGKEVPPLTRELDSLTLWITGAAGLTMIVMFALGRGRGQPWDTLFVSAVSLAIAAIPEALPTVTQAILSVGSLNLAKRNAIVKELPSVETLAFTSAINSDKTGTLTMNQMTAVEVLTPTDRYTVSGTGYGLEGRIHHAAGTAPGIEDAILPYAMASDATLVDGAVVGDPTEGALLVLAHKAGLDVDASRDRLPRLATLPFDPSYKLMATFHAAVDAAGRPVVRCFVKGAAPAVTARAADALVPDGTVPWDAELRERAEAQTRRMGGEGLRVMAAATRDLDPAAFDPEGDLLAHVTGLRVTSLVGMVDPPRAESRDAVADARAAQIRVRLVTGDDVTTGAAIARQIGIPGEAVLGADFAALSEEERLARIDTVGVVGRVAPEHKVLLADTLKKKGDVVAMTGDGVNDAPAIKAADIGIAMGSGTDVAKNAGRMILSDDNFATIVYAVEQGRTIYDNLTKYIRFVLLLLVTFVLTFLGATVLNIAAGEPFTPPQVLWIHFVVNASFGFALGFDRESPGLMRRRPRPRGESVLTRPVLVTVGLGGLAITVVLLGMIRLGQAVFGSVAIGQSVAFTAFALCLIVAAFECRSETESVLTPATFDSRQMNWVALAQFALAVFVTQLDGLRRLLGTTRIDARQFGWALLSAVVLLLLWELGKLLARRARHAR; encoded by the coding sequence ATGACGGTGCGGTCGGACTCGGCGGAGAGGGGCTCGGACTCCTCACAGGGGGCGCGGCGACCGTGGTACACGGTGCCCGCGCCCGAGGTCGTGGCGGCGCTCGGCGTCGACCCGGCGGCCGGCCTCACCGCGGCGCGGGCCGCCGAACTGCTCGCCGCGCACGGCCCGAACGCCCTGCCCGAGGAACGGCGGACGCCCGCCTGGCGCCGGTTCCTCGCGCAGTACCGCAGCTACATGCAGCTCGTGCTGGTGGCCGCCGCGGCCGTCTCGCTGGGCATCGGGGAGTGGACGACCGCGGTCCTGCTGCTGGTGCTGACCCTGCTCAACGCGGTGGTGGGCCTGCGCCAGGAGGGCAAGGCCGAGAGCGCGATGAACGCGCTGAAGTCGATGCTGGAGGCCACCGCCCGGGTGCGCAGGGACGGCGTCGAGGCGGAGCTGCCCGCCGACCGGCTCGTCGTCGGCGACGTCGTGCTGATCGCCGCCGGCGACCAGGTGCCCGCGGACGGGCGTGTGATCGAGGCCAGCGCGCTGCAGATCGACGAGTCGGCGCTCACCGGGGAGAGCGTCCCGGCCGCGAAGGACACCGGCGCCGTGTCCGGTGACCGGCTGCCGCCCGGCGACCAGACCTGTATGGCGTTCATGAACACGCCGATCACCCACGGCAGCGGGGTCCTCGTGGTCACCGCCACCGGCGAGGACACCGAGCTGGGCAAGATCTCCGGGATGCTGTCGGCCACCGGGAAGGAGGTGCCGCCGCTCACCCGGGAGCTGGACAGCCTCACCCTGTGGATCACCGGGGCGGCCGGACTCACCATGATCGTGATGTTCGCGCTGGGGCGCGGCCGCGGCCAGCCCTGGGACACGCTGTTCGTCAGCGCGGTCTCCCTCGCCATCGCGGCCATCCCCGAGGCCCTGCCGACCGTGACCCAGGCGATCCTCTCCGTCGGCAGCCTCAACCTGGCGAAGCGGAACGCCATCGTGAAGGAGCTGCCGTCGGTCGAGACGCTGGCGTTCACCTCGGCGATCAACTCGGACAAGACCGGCACCCTCACCATGAACCAGATGACCGCCGTCGAGGTGCTCACCCCCACCGACCGGTACACGGTCTCGGGCACGGGTTACGGCCTCGAGGGCAGGATCCACCACGCCGCCGGCACGGCCCCGGGCATCGAGGACGCGATCCTGCCGTACGCCATGGCGAGCGACGCCACGCTGGTGGACGGCGCGGTGGTCGGCGACCCCACCGAGGGCGCCCTGCTGGTGCTGGCCCACAAGGCGGGCCTGGACGTCGACGCCTCCCGGGACCGGCTCCCCCGGCTCGCCACCCTCCCCTTCGACCCGTCCTACAAGCTCATGGCCACCTTCCATGCGGCCGTCGACGCCGCCGGCCGGCCGGTCGTCCGGTGCTTCGTCAAGGGCGCGGCCCCCGCGGTGACGGCACGGGCCGCCGACGCGCTCGTACCGGACGGGACCGTCCCCTGGGACGCGGAGCTGCGCGAGCGCGCCGAGGCGCAGACCCGGCGGATGGGCGGCGAGGGGCTGCGGGTGATGGCCGCGGCCACCCGCGACCTCGACCCGGCCGCGTTCGACCCGGAGGGCGACCTGCTCGCGCACGTCACCGGGCTGCGGGTGACCAGCCTGGTCGGCATGGTCGACCCGCCCCGCGCCGAGTCCCGGGACGCGGTGGCGGACGCCCGGGCGGCGCAGATCAGGGTGCGCCTGGTGACCGGCGACGACGTCACCACCGGCGCGGCGATCGCCCGGCAGATCGGCATCCCCGGCGAGGCCGTCCTGGGCGCCGACTTCGCCGCCCTGAGCGAGGAGGAGCGGCTGGCCCGCATCGACACCGTCGGCGTGGTCGGACGGGTCGCGCCGGAGCACAAGGTGCTGCTCGCCGACACGCTCAAGAAGAAGGGCGACGTCGTGGCGATGACCGGGGACGGCGTCAACGACGCGCCCGCCATCAAGGCGGCGGACATCGGCATCGCCATGGGCAGCGGCACGGACGTGGCGAAGAACGCCGGCCGCATGATCCTCTCCGACGACAACTTCGCCACCATCGTGTACGCCGTCGAGCAGGGCCGGACGATCTACGACAACCTCACCAAGTACATCCGGTTCGTCCTGCTGCTGCTGGTCACCTTCGTCCTGACGTTCCTCGGCGCCACCGTGCTGAACATCGCGGCGGGCGAGCCGTTCACCCCGCCGCAGGTGCTGTGGATCCACTTCGTGGTCAACGCCTCCTTCGGCTTCGCGCTCGGCTTCGACCGGGAGAGCCCCGGGCTGATGCGCCGCCGGCCGCGGCCGCGCGGGGAGTCGGTGCTCACCCGGCCGGTGCTGGTGACGGTCGGGCTCGGCGGGCTGGCGATCACCGTCGTGCTGCTCGGCATGATCCGGCTCGGCCAGGCCGTCTTCGGCAGTGTCGCGATCGGGCAGTCGGTCGCGTTCACGGCCTTCGCGCTCTGCCTGATCGTCGCCGCGTTCGAGTGCCGCAGCGAGACGGAGTCCGTGCTCACCCCGGCCACGTTCGACAGCCGGCAGATGAACTGGGTGGCCCTGGCCCAGTTCGCGCTCGCCGTGTTCGTGACCCAACTGGACGGCCTGCGCCGCCTGCTGGGGACGACCCGGATCGACGCCCGGCAGTTCGGCTGGGCGCTGCTGTCCGCCGTC
- a CDS encoding polyphosphate kinase 2 family protein: MSDDRAARVAEFVAPLRVAPGARVDLARDFDPSWKAGLRKRDAAELLRSGVALLAEYQERLAAQDTYGVLLCLQALDAGGKDGTIRHVMSGVNPQGVRVSSFKVPSAEELDHDYLWRYARRLPRRGEIAIFNRSHYEEVLVVRVHPENLVRQRLPERARGPGVWDRRHREINEWEHYLTDNGFKVVKVFLNLSREEQRVRFLKRIDLPEKNWKFSASDVRERRHWDEYQRAFSEMLSATSTEWAPWYVVPADRKWVARVCTSAVLAHTLMDIDPRYPDVGEEARRELLAAREDLEREAPTGAAADPYAARHTPADPAGAAGPERRDGGEQGGRRGGKHGAKHGRR; the protein is encoded by the coding sequence GTGTCGGACGACAGAGCCGCACGCGTCGCGGAGTTCGTCGCGCCCCTGCGCGTGGCCCCGGGCGCGAGAGTGGACCTCGCCAGGGACTTCGACCCGTCCTGGAAGGCGGGCCTGCGCAAGCGGGACGCGGCGGAGCTGCTGCGGTCCGGGGTGGCCCTGCTGGCCGAGTACCAGGAACGGCTGGCCGCCCAGGACACCTACGGGGTCCTGCTGTGCCTGCAGGCGCTCGACGCCGGGGGCAAGGACGGGACGATCCGGCACGTCATGAGCGGGGTCAATCCGCAGGGCGTCCGGGTGAGCAGCTTCAAGGTGCCCTCGGCGGAGGAACTGGACCACGACTACCTGTGGCGCTACGCCCGGCGGCTGCCCCGGCGCGGCGAGATCGCCATCTTCAACCGCTCGCACTACGAGGAGGTCCTCGTGGTGCGGGTGCACCCGGAGAACCTGGTACGGCAGCGGCTGCCGGAACGGGCCCGCGGCCCGGGCGTCTGGGACCGGCGCCACCGCGAGATCAACGAGTGGGAGCACTACCTGACGGACAACGGGTTCAAGGTGGTCAAGGTCTTCCTGAACCTGTCCAGGGAGGAACAGCGCGTCCGCTTCCTGAAGCGGATCGACCTGCCGGAGAAGAACTGGAAGTTCTCCGCGTCCGACGTCCGCGAGCGGCGCCACTGGGACGAGTACCAGCGGGCCTTCTCCGAGATGCTCTCGGCGACCAGCACGGAGTGGGCCCCCTGGTACGTGGTGCCGGCGGACCGCAAGTGGGTCGCGCGGGTGTGCACGTCCGCCGTCCTCGCGCACACGCTGATGGACATCGACCCCCGCTACCCGGACGTGGGCGAGGAGGCGCGCAGGGAACTGCTCGCCGCCCGGGAGGACCTGGAGCGGGAGGCGCCCACGGGGGCCGCGGCCGACCCGTACGCGGCCCGGCACACGCCGGCGGACCCGGCGGGGGCGGCCGGCCCGGAGCGGAGGGACGGCGGCGAGCAGGGCGGACGGCGGGGCGGGAAGCACGGCGCGAAGCACGGCCGGCGCTGA
- a CDS encoding LysR family transcriptional regulator, producing the protein MELRQLTYFVAVAEELHFGRAAGRLHIVQSAVSQQIQRLERELGAELFDRSPRRVRLTAAGERLLPEARAVLTAAERARAAVAPPAGLRIGTSTGLGAHLDRVLAAFAAREPDVPVELFSLPAGERLAGVAAGRLDAAFVRAAEPPPGVRVLPLWPDPLVAALPATHPLAARPEVALADLAGLPLALTPRRTNPALVDLLLGACRAAGFEPRPGPVGGSLQDTLATIGSRPLWTVVFASHARVLHTPRVAYLPFRAPGLALPTGLAVPAADPTPHLEKLLLACGDHEG; encoded by the coding sequence ATGGAACTGCGGCAGCTCACCTACTTCGTCGCCGTGGCCGAGGAGTTGCACTTCGGACGGGCGGCCGGTCGGCTGCACATCGTGCAGTCCGCGGTCAGTCAGCAGATACAGCGTCTGGAACGGGAACTGGGCGCGGAGCTGTTCGACCGCTCGCCGCGCCGGGTGCGGCTGACGGCCGCCGGGGAGCGGCTGCTGCCCGAGGCGCGGGCGGTGCTGACCGCGGCCGAGCGGGCCCGGGCGGCCGTGGCGCCGCCCGCCGGGCTGCGCATCGGCACCAGCACCGGGCTCGGCGCCCACCTGGACCGGGTGCTCGCCGCGTTCGCCGCGCGGGAACCGGACGTACCGGTGGAGCTGTTCTCGCTGCCCGCCGGGGAACGGCTGGCCGGGGTCGCCGCCGGCCGGCTCGACGCCGCGTTCGTGCGGGCGGCCGAACCCCCGCCCGGCGTACGGGTGCTGCCCCTGTGGCCCGATCCGCTGGTGGCCGCCCTCCCGGCCACGCACCCGCTGGCCGCCCGGCCGGAGGTCGCGCTCGCCGACCTGGCCGGGCTGCCGCTGGCCCTGACCCCGCGCCGTACCAACCCCGCCCTGGTGGACCTGCTCCTCGGCGCCTGCCGGGCGGCCGGGTTCGAGCCGCGGCCGGGGCCCGTCGGCGGCTCCCTCCAGGACACCCTCGCCACCATCGGCTCCCGGCCCCTGTGGACGGTGGTGTTCGCCTCCCACGCGCGCGTGCTGCACACGCCCCGGGTGGCCTACCTGCCCTTCCGCGCGCCCGGCCTCGCGCTGCCCACCGGGCTGGCCGTCCCCGCCGCCGACCCCACGCCGCACCTGGAGAAACTGCTTCTGGCCTGCGGCGATCACGAAGGCTGA
- the dmpI gene encoding 4-oxalocrotonate tautomerase DmpI has protein sequence MPIVTVQQGPRDTELKRDLVKRVTDAFVDAYGVPAESVQVWIHEVPADSWGAAGKLTADR, from the coding sequence ATGCCGATCGTCACCGTCCAGCAGGGCCCGCGCGACACCGAGCTCAAGCGCGACCTCGTCAAGCGCGTCACCGACGCCTTCGTGGACGCCTACGGGGTCCCGGCCGAGAGCGTGCAGGTGTGGATCCACGAGGTGCCGGCCGACAGCTGGGGCGCCGCCGGGAAGCTCACCGCCGACCGGTAG
- a CDS encoding S1 family peptidase — MFGLRRARPTAAVLVATAAAATALAASPTATAAPQPIVGGTTTTTAAYPFVMQITDASGSQFCGGTLVAPRKVVTAAHCMVGETTSSVRVVGGRTNLNGTDGTVSKVGKIWVNPAYHDATDGDDVAVLTLATSMPYKPAPYVTPSQTGLYASGTTARILGWGTTSENGSSSNQLRTATVPIVSDSGCKSSYGSDFVQSDMVCAGYTSGGVDTCQGDSGGPLLIGGVLAGITSWGEGCAEAGYPGVYTRLTTFSDLVTAQVGS, encoded by the coding sequence ATGTTCGGGCTCAGACGTGCAAGACCTACCGCCGCGGTGCTGGTGGCCACCGCCGCCGCGGCGACCGCGCTGGCCGCCTCCCCCACGGCGACCGCCGCACCCCAGCCCATCGTGGGCGGTACGACCACCACCACCGCGGCGTACCCCTTCGTGATGCAGATCACCGACGCGTCGGGGAGCCAGTTCTGCGGCGGCACCCTGGTCGCCCCCCGGAAGGTCGTGACGGCCGCGCACTGCATGGTCGGCGAGACGACGAGCAGTGTCCGGGTGGTCGGCGGGCGGACCAACCTGAACGGCACCGACGGCACCGTGAGCAAGGTCGGCAAGATCTGGGTGAACCCGGCCTACCACGACGCCACCGACGGCGACGACGTGGCCGTGCTGACCCTCGCGACGTCGATGCCGTACAAGCCGGCGCCGTACGTCACCCCGTCCCAGACCGGTCTGTACGCGTCCGGCACCACCGCCCGGATCCTCGGCTGGGGCACCACCTCGGAGAACGGCAGCTCATCCAACCAGCTGCGGACCGCGACCGTCCCGATCGTGTCCGACTCCGGCTGCAAGAGCTCCTACGGTTCGGACTTCGTCCAGTCCGACATGGTTTGCGCCGGATACACGTCCGGCGGCGTAGACACCTGCCAGGGCGACAGCGGCGGTCCCCTGCTCATCGGGGGCGTCCTGGCAGGGATCACTTCCTGGGGGGAGGGGTGCGCGGAGGCGGGTTACCCGGGTGTGTACACCCGGCTGACCACCTTCTCGGACCTCGTGACCGCGCAGGTCGGGTCCTGA
- a CDS encoding ATP-binding protein, with amino-acid sequence MTVRRDFQEPARCRPDLLIGREDLFTTARDQLASGGSVLLHGAAGIGKSTVLRALADEYGATAHTVLRCSATESESHLPFLALADLLGLVLDDIAPRLPAAQRTALESALTGRGESSLLRDGLALRLAVLSALRALATRGPVLVVADDLQWLDPASAELLGFAARRLEGTPVQLLCAVRTEGQESQEYARHLRSCPPDTVAVRLGPLNRAQVAQLLDHRGHGGLPRSTVREIHRTSGGNPLFALELGRALAESTARPRPGEPLPVPTSLRALVLSRLDMLSVEARRTLLVASAGARPTLTLLHAAGRDNAEAECAQAAELGLLATEQEAPSAVRFAHPLISAALYAEAPAQERRAAHAALSTAASDPIERARHLALATTGTDPEVAARLAEAAALARDRGAPSVAAQLGLLAARHTPADSVPGPDERRLQAAEDAITAGEVDLARDIAREVLTRATVPADRVRAWIIVIDTAGHTMAEVDAVFPQALADAGDDLRLLALVHYQLAWRGLIVEGDFTEAREEAAHAAELAERGGDRRTELLALAFQAQTETLMGHPEAPRTIKRALKEPQDPRVAWHHNGAGSARFRWLVMGDQLVEARATVTALLREVRRRGSVESEVHFLRGLAETELRAGHCGRALELARESLRLARDSGIGETASAMLTSLAEASGGDVDRALALAREAVEHAEEDGDQMYLSRALGALGYAQLVAGDPAGTVRSLRRVRRLELGLGITDPARGRWHGDLAEALVRIGEPAEAQDVIDASREHALRLGRESVLAVLDRAQALVRAALGDQDGAVAQLTSAQDRLAKLGYGLEEARAAFALAQLRTRHTENGPRRTAAYDEATRQFRRCRALPWLRQVEEALTGQQPEPSPAVPETPDARDALAGLASMERQVAALVMEGATNREIAGRLFVSVKTVEATLTRVYRKLGIRSRVDIVRLAAARRAK; translated from the coding sequence GTGACCGTGCGACGGGACTTCCAGGAGCCTGCCCGATGCCGCCCCGACCTGCTCATCGGCCGCGAGGACCTGTTCACCACCGCGCGCGACCAGCTCGCCTCGGGCGGCAGCGTGCTGCTGCACGGCGCCGCCGGAATTGGGAAATCGACCGTCCTGCGGGCATTGGCCGACGAATACGGGGCCACCGCGCACACCGTCCTGCGCTGCTCGGCGACGGAGTCCGAATCGCACCTGCCGTTCCTGGCCCTCGCCGACCTGCTCGGCCTGGTCCTCGACGACATCGCCCCGCGGCTGCCCGCCGCCCAGCGCACCGCTCTGGAGTCGGCGCTGACCGGACGCGGCGAGTCCAGCCTGCTGCGCGACGGCCTCGCGCTGCGCCTGGCGGTGCTCTCCGCCCTGCGCGCGCTCGCCACCCGGGGCCCGGTCCTGGTCGTGGCGGACGACCTGCAGTGGCTGGATCCGGCCAGCGCCGAACTGCTCGGCTTCGCCGCCCGCCGTCTCGAGGGCACCCCGGTGCAGCTGCTGTGCGCGGTGCGCACGGAGGGCCAGGAGAGCCAGGAGTACGCCCGCCACCTGCGCTCCTGCCCGCCGGACACGGTCGCCGTCCGGCTCGGCCCGCTCAACCGCGCCCAGGTCGCCCAGCTGCTCGACCACCGGGGCCACGGCGGCCTGCCCCGCTCCACGGTCCGCGAGATCCACCGCACCAGCGGCGGCAACCCGCTGTTCGCCCTGGAGCTGGGCCGCGCCCTCGCCGAGAGCACCGCCCGGCCCCGGCCGGGCGAGCCGCTGCCGGTGCCGACCTCGCTGCGCGCCCTGGTCCTCAGCCGCCTGGACATGCTGTCGGTCGAGGCCCGCCGCACGCTGCTGGTGGCCAGCGCCGGCGCCCGCCCCACCCTGACCCTGCTGCACGCGGCCGGCCGGGACAACGCCGAGGCCGAGTGCGCCCAGGCCGCCGAACTCGGCCTGCTGGCCACCGAGCAGGAGGCACCGTCGGCGGTGCGGTTCGCGCATCCGCTCATCTCCGCCGCGCTGTACGCCGAGGCGCCCGCCCAGGAGCGGCGGGCCGCGCACGCGGCGCTGTCGACCGCCGCCTCCGACCCGATCGAACGGGCCCGGCACCTGGCCCTCGCCACCACCGGCACCGACCCCGAGGTGGCCGCCCGGCTCGCCGAGGCCGCGGCCCTGGCCCGGGACCGGGGCGCCCCCTCGGTCGCCGCCCAGCTCGGGCTGCTCGCCGCCCGGCACACCCCCGCCGACAGCGTGCCCGGCCCCGACGAACGGCGGCTGCAGGCGGCCGAGGACGCGATCACCGCGGGCGAGGTCGACCTGGCCCGGGACATCGCCCGCGAGGTGCTGACCCGGGCGACCGTGCCCGCGGACCGGGTACGGGCCTGGATCATCGTCATCGACACCGCCGGGCACACCATGGCCGAGGTGGACGCCGTCTTCCCGCAGGCCCTGGCCGACGCCGGGGACGACCTGCGGCTGCTGGCCCTCGTCCACTACCAGCTCGCCTGGCGGGGGCTGATCGTGGAGGGCGACTTCACCGAGGCCCGGGAGGAGGCCGCGCACGCCGCCGAGCTGGCCGAGCGCGGCGGCGACCGGCGCACCGAACTGCTCGCCCTCGCCTTCCAGGCGCAGACCGAGACGCTGATGGGCCATCCGGAGGCCCCCCGGACCATCAAGCGCGCCCTGAAGGAGCCCCAGGACCCGCGGGTGGCCTGGCACCACAACGGCGCGGGCAGCGCCCGGTTCCGCTGGCTGGTCATGGGCGACCAGCTGGTGGAGGCCCGGGCGACGGTCACCGCGCTGCTGCGCGAGGTGCGCCGGCGCGGCTCGGTGGAGAGCGAGGTGCACTTCCTGCGCGGCCTGGCCGAGACCGAGCTGCGGGCCGGGCACTGCGGCCGGGCCCTGGAACTGGCCCGCGAAAGCCTGCGCCTGGCCCGGGACTCGGGCATCGGCGAGACCGCCTCGGCGATGCTCACCTCGCTCGCCGAGGCGTCCGGCGGGGACGTGGACCGCGCGCTGGCCCTCGCCCGGGAGGCGGTGGAGCACGCCGAGGAGGACGGCGACCAGATGTACCTGTCCCGGGCCCTGGGCGCCCTCGGGTACGCCCAGCTGGTGGCCGGGGACCCGGCGGGCACGGTCCGGTCGCTGCGCCGGGTACGCCGTCTGGAGCTGGGGCTCGGCATCACCGACCCGGCGCGCGGCCGCTGGCACGGCGACCTCGCCGAGGCGCTGGTCCGCATCGGTGAGCCGGCCGAGGCGCAGGACGTCATCGACGCCAGCCGCGAGCACGCCCTGCGGCTCGGCCGGGAGAGCGTGCTCGCCGTCCTGGACCGGGCGCAGGCACTGGTCCGCGCGGCGCTCGGCGACCAGGACGGCGCCGTGGCGCAGCTGACGTCCGCTCAGGACCGCCTCGCCAAGCTCGGGTACGGCCTGGAGGAGGCGAGGGCCGCGTTCGCGCTGGCCCAGCTGCGCACCCGGCACACCGAGAACGGCCCCCGCAGGACGGCGGCGTACGACGAGGCCACGCGGCAGTTCCGGCGCTGCCGGGCGCTGCCGTGGCTGCGCCAGGTGGAGGAGGCCCTCACCGGGCAGCAGCCGGAGCCGTCCCCGGCGGTGCCGGAGACCCCGGACGCGCGGGACGCGCTGGCGGGCCTGGCGTCGATGGAGCGTCAGGTGGCCGCGCTGGTGATGGAGGGCGCCACCAACCGGGAGATAGCCGGGCGGCTGTTCGTCAGTGTGAAGACGGTCGAGGCGACCCTGACCCGCGTCTACCGCAAGCTCGGCATCCGCTCGCGCGTGGACATCGTCCGTTTGGCGGCGGCGCGGCGCGCGAAGTGA
- a CDS encoding helix-turn-helix transcriptional regulator — protein MAAEAVAAVEIRGALARLRRGTGLPVAFGGLVESGRPQIRISELSGTATAALSSLAVTSGNGLGGKAVALGRPCAVMDYPSSRHISHEYDVPVAAEGIRSVLAVPVVVRRRVRGVLYGALRSAQPLGDRTLDAAVAAARDVEQALVVRDEVRGLLAAAGPEPAAGSRRGDGAGGWEQVREAHAALRALAPRIADPALRAELLAACGLLTATRPAAGTSLAPRELDVLSWVAAGATNAAVGERLGLRPETVKGYLRSAMRRLGAHTRGEAVTAARRAGLLP, from the coding sequence GTGGCAGCAGAGGCCGTGGCGGCGGTGGAGATTCGTGGTGCGCTGGCCCGGCTGCGGCGCGGCACCGGACTCCCCGTCGCCTTCGGGGGCCTGGTCGAGTCCGGCAGGCCGCAGATCCGCATCAGCGAGCTGAGCGGCACCGCGACGGCGGCCCTCAGCTCGCTCGCGGTGACCTCGGGCAACGGGCTGGGCGGCAAGGCGGTGGCGCTGGGCCGGCCGTGCGCGGTCATGGACTACCCCAGCTCCCGGCACATCAGCCACGAGTACGACGTGCCGGTGGCCGCCGAGGGCATCCGCTCCGTGCTCGCGGTGCCGGTCGTGGTGCGGCGGCGGGTGCGCGGGGTGCTGTACGGCGCCCTGCGCTCGGCCCAGCCGCTGGGCGACCGCACGCTGGACGCGGCGGTGGCGGCGGCGCGGGACGTGGAGCAGGCGCTGGTGGTCCGGGACGAGGTGCGGGGGCTGCTGGCCGCGGCCGGCCCGGAGCCGGCCGCGGGCTCGAGGCGGGGGGACGGCGCGGGCGGCTGGGAGCAGGTGCGCGAGGCGCACGCGGCGCTGCGCGCGCTGGCGCCGCGGATCGCCGATCCGGCGCTGCGGGCCGAACTGCTCGCCGCCTGCGGCCTGCTGACCGCGACGCGCCCCGCCGCCGGCACGAGCCTGGCGCCGCGTGAGCTGGACGTGCTGTCCTGGGTGGCGGCGGGCGCCACCAACGCGGCCGTGGGCGAGCGGCTGGGCCTGCGCCCGGAGACGGTGAAGGGATATCTGCGCTCGGCGATGCGGAGGCTGGGCGCCCACACCCGGGGGGAGGCGGTGACCGCGGCACGCCGGGCCGGACTGCTGCCCTAG